From Alteromonas australica, one genomic window encodes:
- a CDS encoding methylated-DNA--[protein]-cysteine S-methyltransferase: MTSALQRQQPSSFYAGHIQSEQGIVEVTANDSGVTAIAFVSAPTANAQHNAIVQEACKQLNGYFSGTLTQFDLPLAAKGTPFQHQVWQALGEIKYGDTASYADIANAIGNPKAVRAVGMANGKNPIAIVVPCHRVIGSNNTLTGYAGGLSRKQFLLNLEGAQGVLWQ, encoded by the coding sequence ATGACATCGGCTCTACAACGTCAGCAACCCAGCAGTTTTTATGCAGGGCATATTCAAAGTGAGCAAGGCATTGTTGAAGTTACCGCCAATGACAGTGGTGTCACCGCCATTGCCTTTGTTTCAGCGCCAACCGCGAACGCGCAACACAATGCTATTGTGCAAGAGGCCTGTAAGCAATTAAACGGGTATTTTTCAGGTACACTGACGCAGTTTGATTTACCTTTAGCGGCCAAGGGCACCCCATTTCAGCATCAGGTATGGCAAGCGCTAGGTGAAATAAAGTACGGTGACACAGCCAGTTATGCCGACATAGCCAATGCCATAGGAAACCCTAAAGCCGTACGTGCAGTGGGCATGGCAAATGGGAAAAACCCCATAGCCATTGTCGTGCCCTGCCATCGTGTTATCGGCAGCAATAACACACTTACCGGTTATGCTGGTGGACTTAGTCGTAAACAATTTTTACTCAATTTAGAGGGAGCACAGGGCGTGTTATGGCAATAA
- the glmU gene encoding bifunctional UDP-N-acetylglucosamine diphosphorylase/glucosamine-1-phosphate N-acetyltransferase GlmU, giving the protein MAFSVVILAAGKGTRMKSALPKVLHKVGGLPMVQRIINTVDALDANNIHLIYGHGKTQLKAALQGDNLNWCLQEEQLGTGHAVKQAVPHISDDEDVMVLVGDAPLIREETLAKLIEVKSRCDLALLTVELDDPTGMGRIIRENDNITAIVEHKDASDAQREIKEINTGMMMMSGQDLKRWLNALSNDNAQGEYYLTDVIAMAAKEGKRINAAHPQDIVEVEGVNNRLQLAHLERALQRRHANELMMNGVTFADPNRFDLRGQLTTGEDVEIDINVIVEGTVILGNNVKIGAHCILRNCEIADNTVIEANSIIEEALVGEYCTVGPYARLRPGAVMHAKAKVGNFVEMKKAVLGEGAKANHLTYLGDATVGANANIGAGTITCNYDGVNKSKTTIGQNAFIGSNSSLVAPVTIGDNATVGAGSVITSKVDENALAVARGKQRNIANWPRPTKK; this is encoded by the coding sequence ATGGCATTTTCAGTAGTGATATTAGCGGCCGGAAAAGGCACACGCATGAAGTCTGCATTACCAAAAGTGCTGCACAAAGTAGGAGGTTTACCTATGGTGCAGCGTATTATCAATACCGTAGACGCCTTGGATGCAAACAATATTCACTTAATTTATGGCCATGGTAAAACGCAGCTGAAAGCGGCATTACAGGGCGACAACCTCAATTGGTGCTTGCAGGAAGAACAGTTGGGCACCGGGCATGCTGTAAAACAGGCGGTGCCTCACATCAGCGATGACGAAGACGTTATGGTATTAGTCGGAGATGCCCCTCTTATTCGTGAAGAAACACTAGCGAAGCTTATTGAGGTAAAAAGCCGTTGCGATTTGGCGTTGTTAACCGTTGAACTTGACGACCCAACGGGCATGGGCAGGATTATTCGTGAAAATGATAATATTACCGCCATTGTTGAACATAAAGACGCTTCCGATGCACAGCGCGAGATAAAAGAAATTAATACCGGCATGATGATGATGTCGGGTCAAGATTTGAAACGCTGGTTAAACGCATTAAGTAACGATAATGCCCAAGGTGAGTATTACCTCACCGACGTTATTGCCATGGCTGCGAAAGAAGGCAAGCGCATCAATGCCGCGCACCCGCAAGATATTGTAGAAGTGGAAGGGGTTAACAATCGCCTGCAACTGGCACATTTAGAACGGGCATTACAACGTCGCCATGCAAACGAATTAATGATGAATGGCGTAACGTTTGCCGACCCAAACAGGTTCGATTTACGTGGCCAGCTCACTACGGGTGAAGACGTAGAAATAGACATCAACGTGATAGTTGAAGGGACGGTAATTTTAGGCAACAACGTAAAAATTGGTGCCCACTGTATTTTACGCAACTGCGAAATTGCCGATAATACGGTAATAGAAGCCAATTCAATTATTGAAGAAGCGCTTGTGGGTGAGTACTGCACAGTAGGGCCATATGCTCGCTTACGTCCTGGTGCGGTAATGCACGCCAAAGCGAAGGTGGGTAACTTCGTTGAGATGAAGAAAGCCGTGCTTGGCGAAGGTGCCAAAGCCAACCATCTGACCTATTTAGGTGATGCCACCGTAGGGGCTAACGCCAATATTGGAGCGGGGACGATTACCTGTAATTACGATGGGGTTAATAAATCTAAAACGACCATTGGGCAAAATGCATTTATTGGGTCAAACTCATCGCTGGTGGCGCCTGTCACCATTGGCGATAACGCCACGGTTGGAGCTGGGTCGGTAATAACCTCGAAGGTTGATGAAAATGCGCTTGCGGTTGCCCGTGGCAAGCAGCGCAATATTGCAAATTGGCCTCGGCCAACTAAGAAATAA
- a CDS encoding ASCH domain-containing protein translates to MKVLLSIKPEFVDKILEGSKKFEFRKNTFKRDGVKTVVVYSTMPVGKVVGEFDIEDVISEHPDLLWRKTEKAAGISKQFFDEYYLGREKGTAIQVGNVIKYERPLCLSELGENITAPQSYRYLPA, encoded by the coding sequence ATGAAAGTCTTATTGTCGATTAAACCAGAGTTTGTAGATAAAATTCTTGAAGGTTCTAAAAAGTTTGAATTTAGGAAAAACACCTTCAAAAGAGATGGCGTTAAAACTGTCGTGGTGTACTCAACTATGCCTGTAGGTAAAGTTGTTGGTGAATTTGATATCGAGGATGTTATATCGGAGCACCCAGATCTGCTTTGGCGTAAAACTGAAAAAGCCGCGGGCATTTCTAAGCAGTTTTTCGATGAATACTATTTAGGTAGGGAAAAAGGTACAGCTATCCAAGTCGGAAATGTTATCAAGTACGAGCGCCCACTATGTTTAAGTGAGCTAGGCGAAAACATCACTGCCCCGCAATCATATCGTTATTTACCTGCTTAG
- a CDS encoding Gfo/Idh/MocA family oxidoreductase, which yields MISTLLVGFGFSATTFHLPFLNYLPQFSVDVVISSKPDAVKAVLPHAEVYASLEEALKIHDVDLVVITTPNHLHAPQAKIALEHSCHVLVEKPFTLSSQDATELVALANAQRKQLCVYQNRRFDGDFLTLAALIKEGTLGDIKRLDSRFDRFRPVPRNRWRENAGPGSGIFWDLGPHLIDQALQLFGQPEAVSANILTLREGGQSDDTFDITLHYTDKMIKLGSSAFQAGTTLRYDLQGTKGSFRKFHLDPQENQLRAGLPFDDASWATSEPTQDGVLALVNESGDVVEQTIPTQKGEYLTFFTRLAHAIEHAERSPADASTVIPVIRVMELAIKASETGKTLTYI from the coding sequence ATGATTTCTACCTTATTGGTTGGCTTTGGATTCTCCGCCACCACTTTTCATTTACCCTTTCTGAATTATTTGCCACAGTTTTCTGTTGATGTGGTTATCTCTTCTAAGCCAGACGCGGTTAAAGCGGTTTTACCTCACGCAGAAGTGTACGCTTCACTAGAAGAGGCGCTTAAAATTCATGACGTGGATTTAGTTGTAATCACTACCCCTAATCATCTTCATGCACCTCAAGCTAAAATAGCGTTAGAACATAGTTGTCACGTGTTAGTAGAAAAGCCTTTCACCTTAAGTAGCCAAGACGCCACCGAACTCGTTGCACTGGCTAACGCACAGCGTAAACAACTGTGTGTTTACCAAAACCGACGCTTTGATGGCGATTTTCTTACACTGGCAGCGTTAATCAAGGAAGGTACCCTTGGCGACATTAAACGATTGGACAGTCGTTTCGACCGATTTCGTCCTGTACCTAGGAATAGATGGCGAGAAAATGCAGGTCCCGGAAGTGGTATCTTCTGGGATTTGGGCCCGCATTTGATCGATCAAGCACTACAATTGTTTGGCCAGCCAGAGGCAGTGTCTGCAAACATACTTACCTTACGAGAAGGTGGACAATCAGATGATACCTTCGACATAACACTGCATTACACAGACAAAATGATTAAGCTAGGCAGTAGCGCTTTTCAGGCGGGCACCACCCTGCGATATGATTTACAGGGCACTAAAGGCAGCTTCCGTAAATTCCATTTAGATCCTCAGGAAAACCAATTACGTGCTGGCCTTCCTTTTGACGATGCAAGTTGGGCGACCTCAGAACCCACACAGGATGGCGTATTAGCGCTAGTCAATGAAAGCGGTGACGTGGTGGAACAGACTATTCCTACCCAAAAAGGTGAATACCTTACTTTTTTCACTCGGCTTGCTCATGCTATTGAGCATGCAGAGCGTTCACCCGCTGATGCCAGCACCGTTATCCCAGTTATACGGGTGATGGAACTGGCGATAAAGGCCAGTGAAACAGGTAAAACACTGACGTATATTTAA
- a CDS encoding sensor domain-containing diguanylate cyclase — protein MNTFRTLHRSLLVLFAVVVIAIVTLVHFSVSKIVAEQSRAQQQSLSPAISLIVEQLLKPLHTSEALGHSTELVHLMDGETLDEDAIFASLTRLEEEFGLSFFIASETSRKLYNSDGSTLDLIEGEVSWYFKYRDYPEDAVADIGKWEDTHFYIDIKIYDFDGKFLGFFGIGKSLRSFLSVFDSYKKQYGYDFLFVDGNGDIMLSSDPKLIATYSDFTNLSELPWYASLPLSVRNDQALNNKLVTIDQKDYLIAEVKLNQFGWTVFLLSPLEDRQTEISQAFIFSVVTLLVVIFSLFLLIYNLLYYFRRDMQPDMVVRHANRLPDRAAVELIYQSLLKEEKSISVVLVSLDDFSHISDAFGRNTADDILDKVAGYLADNLREQDVLGRWSSEEFIVLLPQTGPHEAFDTAQGLRHGIATLPPPVGQNSLQLTASFGISFTASARIMNEVTAHAEDALYQAKRDGSNLVRMQLID, from the coding sequence GTGAACACATTTCGAACTCTTCACCGAAGTCTTCTAGTGTTATTTGCTGTTGTGGTCATCGCAATCGTGACACTTGTCCACTTTAGTGTATCTAAAATCGTAGCAGAGCAAAGTCGGGCCCAGCAACAATCACTGTCGCCGGCTATTTCTCTTATTGTCGAACAACTTTTAAAACCCCTTCATACGTCTGAGGCATTAGGCCATTCCACCGAATTAGTGCATTTGATGGACGGTGAAACCTTGGATGAAGACGCCATTTTTGCCAGTTTAACTCGGCTTGAAGAGGAATTTGGCCTGTCTTTCTTTATTGCCAGCGAAACTAGTCGCAAGCTTTATAATTCAGACGGCAGCACGCTTGATTTAATTGAAGGCGAGGTTAGCTGGTATTTTAAGTATCGCGACTACCCTGAAGATGCTGTAGCCGATATTGGTAAATGGGAAGATACCCATTTTTATATCGACATTAAAATTTACGACTTTGACGGAAAATTTCTCGGCTTTTTTGGTATTGGCAAAAGCCTTCGTAGTTTCTTAAGCGTATTTGATAGCTACAAAAAGCAATACGGTTACGATTTCCTTTTTGTCGATGGCAATGGCGATATTATGTTGTCTTCCGACCCCAAATTAATTGCCACTTACTCTGATTTTACGAACCTCTCTGAATTACCTTGGTATGCCAGTTTGCCACTCAGCGTGCGAAACGATCAAGCGCTGAATAATAAGTTGGTGACTATCGATCAGAAAGATTACTTAATCGCCGAGGTAAAGCTAAATCAATTTGGTTGGACGGTATTTCTGTTAAGCCCGTTAGAAGACAGACAAACAGAGATCTCTCAGGCGTTTATTTTCAGCGTCGTCACCTTATTAGTGGTGATATTTTCGCTATTCCTGCTTATCTACAATTTGCTTTACTATTTCCGCCGCGACATGCAGCCTGACATGGTTGTGCGCCATGCGAATAGATTGCCTGACAGAGCGGCCGTTGAGTTGATTTATCAGTCGTTGTTGAAGGAAGAAAAGTCGATAAGCGTGGTACTTGTAAGCTTAGATGACTTCTCCCATATTTCCGACGCATTCGGCCGCAATACTGCCGATGATATACTCGACAAAGTGGCGGGCTATTTGGCGGATAACCTACGAGAGCAGGATGTCTTGGGCCGTTGGAGTAGCGAAGAATTTATTGTTTTACTGCCACAAACTGGCCCTCATGAAGCGTTTGATACGGCGCAAGGTTTGCGCCATGGAATTGCAACCTTGCCACCACCGGTAGGGCAAAACTCACTGCAACTTACCGCTTCATTCGGTATTTCGTTTACGGCATCTGCACGCATAATGAACGAAGTGACTGCCCATGCGGAAGACGCCCTTTATCAGGCTAAACGCGATGGCAGTAACTTAGTTCGCATGCAACTTATTGATTAA
- a CDS encoding DMT family transporter, producing the protein MAIKHVVALLILAAIWGGSFIFMRVAAPEFGIYVLVAIRTLLATCVLLPILIIMGGVRQIYRYWVPIALVGMANTAVPFVLFNYSSLHLEAGVNAILNATAPMFGALFAWLWLGDKLTKSAIAGLAVGFVGVAIISQQKLGEGDISFLPIVTALLATMGYGLAASMMKKWLQGVKPLVVATGSQALATVMLAPFALATLPDTMPSLNAWFNAIALAVAGTGIAYILYFKLIADIGPAKAITVAYLVPLFGIIWGIIFLREHLSLQTIMGGLMILFGVALTTGVVNAIQKKPLRRRVKGA; encoded by the coding sequence ATGGCAATAAAGCATGTAGTAGCGTTGCTGATACTAGCGGCTATTTGGGGCGGTTCATTTATCTTTATGCGAGTGGCTGCCCCCGAATTCGGTATTTATGTGCTGGTGGCGATACGTACGCTACTGGCAACCTGTGTCCTTTTACCGATATTAATTATTATGGGCGGGGTACGCCAAATCTATCGTTACTGGGTGCCGATTGCCTTGGTGGGTATGGCAAACACAGCAGTACCTTTTGTGCTGTTTAACTACAGTAGCTTGCATTTAGAAGCGGGTGTTAATGCCATATTAAACGCCACGGCACCTATGTTTGGGGCCTTGTTTGCATGGCTTTGGCTAGGTGACAAACTTACAAAAAGTGCTATTGCTGGCTTGGCGGTGGGTTTTGTTGGTGTTGCCATTATAAGCCAACAGAAGTTGGGCGAGGGAGACATTAGCTTTTTACCTATCGTTACCGCCTTGCTGGCTACCATGGGCTATGGCTTGGCGGCCAGCATGATGAAAAAATGGCTGCAAGGGGTGAAGCCGCTTGTGGTTGCGACGGGAAGTCAGGCATTGGCCACTGTCATGCTTGCGCCATTTGCGTTAGCGACCTTGCCTGACACTATGCCAAGCCTTAATGCGTGGTTTAATGCCATTGCACTGGCGGTGGCTGGAACCGGTATTGCTTACATTCTTTACTTTAAGCTCATTGCAGATATTGGCCCAGCCAAAGCAATAACCGTTGCCTATCTTGTGCCTTTATTTGGCATTATCTGGGGAATTATCTTCTTACGCGAACACTTGTCGTTGCAAACCATTATGGGGGGATTAATGATTTTGTTTGGCGTAGCGCTAACCACAGGTGTGGTTAACGCCATACAGAAAAAGCCGTTGCGCCGGCGGGTTAAAGGCGCGTAA
- a CDS encoding ATP-binding protein — protein sequence MKRKLIFIGGIHGAGKSTLCKKLISELKIPHYSASELITRAQKGLYTKNKTVKNVTKNQDVLLVALNEFVDEPCILLDGHFALFDAKQKVQQIPVETFASIEPIAMCVLTSDIELILERIAARDGIQHDKSAYEALSDSELANAKSVAKRLNIPLFIHDTNNDILELTQFISSNLE from the coding sequence TCATAGGCGGTATCCATGGTGCCGGTAAATCGACCCTCTGTAAAAAGCTGATTTCAGAACTGAAAATTCCCCATTATTCTGCTAGTGAGCTTATAACTAGAGCCCAAAAAGGTCTTTATACAAAAAATAAGACAGTTAAAAATGTAACGAAAAACCAAGACGTTTTGTTAGTAGCACTAAATGAATTTGTGGATGAGCCCTGTATACTCCTAGATGGACACTTCGCATTGTTCGATGCAAAACAGAAAGTTCAACAAATTCCAGTAGAAACATTTGCCTCTATTGAGCCTATAGCTATGTGTGTTCTGACGTCCGATATTGAATTAATTCTAGAGAGAATTGCCGCGAGAGACGGAATTCAACATGACAAATCTGCATATGAAGCTTTAAGCGATAGCGAACTAGCTAATGCAAAGTCAGTAGCCAAGAGGCTGAATATTCCTCTTTTCATCCATGATACCAATAACGATATATTAGAGCTGACTCAATTTATCAGCTCAAACTTGGAGTAA
- a CDS encoding DNA-3-methyladenine glycosylase 2 family protein, whose amino-acid sequence MLANSASDTEEQWRVYAQARLSRDSRFDGRFFVAVKSTGIFCRPICPAKLPLEKNVEYFEHATQALHHGYRPCLRCRPDSAPSSFAWQGVTTTVKRGISLLSHIPSQPVSHVAERLGISERYLNKLLQSGLGLSAKQYQSLHRVLFAKQLLQQTEMTVDDVALSAGYGSSRQLQRAVQQYCKTTPSALRKSVKGNAPTVTLRLAYLPPYNWPQVRDFLKMRAIEGVEAVSDNSYQRYIRVKGEVGRIKAIHNAHANGFDIELRLPSLDGLHSIIEKIKGVLDLHADPQLIKASLHGAGLPLALIDEGIRLPGTWDVFESGCRAIVGQQVSVKAAIGQASLLAKQLHSPIGTATCPGFAFPSPQQVASSDVSFLRMPNARKQALISFASLFAQQPSGTTPEDDAIMAIKGVGQWTLDYIKMRGEKDPDVYLAGDLIVKKMAAKYPVSAEKAAPWRSYLTLQLWELSKR is encoded by the coding sequence ATGTTAGCCAACAGCGCAAGCGATACTGAAGAGCAATGGCGTGTTTACGCACAAGCGCGATTAAGCCGAGACAGTCGCTTCGATGGCCGCTTTTTTGTGGCAGTGAAGTCTACCGGCATATTTTGCCGTCCAATCTGCCCAGCGAAGTTACCACTAGAAAAAAACGTGGAGTATTTTGAGCATGCCACGCAAGCTTTGCATCATGGGTACCGGCCCTGTTTGCGCTGTCGGCCCGACAGCGCGCCAAGCTCATTCGCGTGGCAGGGTGTCACCACTACCGTAAAAAGGGGTATCTCGTTGCTAAGCCATATTCCTTCCCAACCTGTCAGTCATGTAGCGGAGCGATTAGGGATTAGTGAACGCTATCTCAACAAGCTGCTGCAAAGTGGGCTTGGGCTATCGGCAAAGCAATATCAAAGTTTACATCGTGTTTTGTTTGCCAAGCAGTTATTGCAGCAAACCGAAATGACGGTAGATGATGTGGCCTTAAGTGCTGGCTATGGGTCGTCTCGTCAGTTGCAGCGCGCCGTGCAGCAGTATTGTAAAACAACGCCCTCAGCACTGCGTAAATCGGTAAAGGGCAATGCACCCACCGTAACACTTAGACTGGCCTATCTTCCCCCGTACAATTGGCCACAAGTCCGAGACTTTTTAAAGATGCGTGCCATTGAGGGCGTGGAAGCGGTTAGCGATAATAGCTATCAAAGATATATTCGCGTGAAGGGGGAAGTGGGGCGAATAAAAGCGATCCATAATGCCCATGCTAATGGCTTTGATATCGAATTGCGCTTACCTTCGTTAGACGGGCTACACAGTATTATTGAAAAGATAAAAGGCGTACTGGATTTACATGCAGACCCACAATTGATTAAAGCCAGCCTTCATGGTGCTGGGCTACCTTTAGCTCTTATTGATGAGGGGATTCGCTTACCGGGCACGTGGGACGTATTTGAAAGTGGTTGTAGGGCCATAGTGGGGCAACAAGTCAGTGTAAAAGCGGCCATAGGGCAAGCTTCCTTGTTAGCCAAGCAACTGCATTCACCCATAGGTACCGCTACATGCCCTGGCTTTGCATTCCCATCGCCGCAGCAGGTGGCAAGCAGTGATGTGTCTTTTTTGAGAATGCCTAATGCACGAAAGCAAGCACTGATATCTTTTGCGTCGCTCTTTGCTCAACAACCAAGTGGTACGACCCCAGAGGATGATGCCATTATGGCAATAAAAGGTGTTGGTCAATGGACACTAGATTACATTAAGATGCGTGGGGAGAAAGATCCTGATGTGTATTTAGCGGGCGATCTTATTGTTAAAAAAATGGCGGCGAAATATCCGGTTTCAGCGGAAAAAGCAGCGCCTTGGCGCAGTTATCTCACCCTACAATTATGGGAGTTAAGTAAGCGATGA
- the glmS gene encoding glutamine--fructose-6-phosphate transaminase (isomerizing), which yields MCGIVGAVAERNVVEILLEGLKRLEYRGYDSAGVALLQNDGILTRIRRTGKVQELADAVAEGEALGTTGIAHTRWATHGGVTEANAHPHFSNERVAVVHNGIIENYEKLRNALKEKGYVFGSDTDTETIAHTVHEALKTGETLLSAVQSAVKEFHGAYGTVIMDKEDPSRVVVARSGSPLVIGLGLGENFIASDQMALLPVTRRFIFLEEGDVAEITRRSVAIFDKDGCPVEREVIESNVEHDAGDKGMYRHYMLKEIHEQPVVVRNTLKDRLGESGLTRDAFGKEADAILSKVKHVQIVACGTSYHAGMTARYWLEQYANVSCNVEIASEFRYRKSVVHADSLLITISQSGETADTLAALRLAKELGYNASLAICNVPGSSLVRESDLAFMTQAGAEIGVASTKAFTTQLTAFLMLTLALGEYNGMAAQDKQDIVNALHSLPAKLEETLTITQGIEDLAEEFADKHHSLFLGRGDQYPIAMEGALKLKEISYIHAEAYASGELKHGPLALIDEEMPVIVVAPNNELLEKLKSNVEEVRARGGIMYVFADKDARFAGDETMRVIDVPHCDAPIAPIVYTLPLQLLSYYVALIKGTDVDQPRNLAKSVTVE from the coding sequence ATGTGTGGAATTGTTGGCGCTGTTGCCGAACGTAATGTAGTTGAAATTCTGCTAGAAGGGTTAAAACGACTTGAGTATCGCGGCTACGATTCTGCTGGTGTTGCCCTATTGCAAAACGATGGCATCTTAACTCGCATTCGCCGAACAGGTAAGGTGCAAGAGTTAGCCGATGCGGTGGCCGAGGGCGAAGCATTAGGTACAACGGGTATTGCGCACACACGGTGGGCTACCCATGGCGGCGTAACCGAAGCCAACGCACATCCCCATTTTTCTAATGAGCGCGTAGCCGTGGTTCACAACGGTATTATTGAAAATTACGAGAAATTACGTAATGCCCTGAAAGAAAAAGGCTACGTGTTTGGCAGCGATACAGACACTGAAACCATTGCCCACACAGTGCACGAGGCGTTAAAAACCGGTGAAACACTATTGAGTGCGGTACAAAGCGCGGTGAAAGAATTCCACGGTGCATACGGTACCGTTATCATGGACAAAGAAGACCCCAGCCGTGTTGTGGTCGCGCGTTCAGGCAGCCCCCTTGTGATTGGCTTAGGGTTAGGTGAAAACTTTATTGCCTCTGACCAAATGGCACTATTGCCTGTAACCCGCCGCTTTATCTTCTTAGAAGAAGGCGATGTGGCTGAAATTACCCGAAGAAGCGTGGCGATTTTTGATAAAGACGGGTGTCCTGTAGAGCGAGAAGTCATAGAGTCGAATGTAGAGCACGACGCTGGTGATAAGGGCATGTATCGCCATTACATGCTTAAAGAAATTCACGAACAGCCGGTAGTTGTACGCAATACACTAAAAGACAGACTGGGGGAAAGTGGGCTAACCCGTGATGCCTTTGGTAAAGAAGCTGATGCCATATTGTCTAAGGTTAAGCATGTGCAAATTGTGGCCTGTGGTACCAGTTATCATGCTGGCATGACCGCGCGGTATTGGCTAGAGCAATATGCCAATGTGTCGTGCAATGTAGAAATTGCTTCAGAATTTCGCTACCGCAAATCGGTTGTGCATGCTGACAGCCTACTGATTACTATTTCGCAGTCGGGCGAAACCGCCGATACGTTAGCCGCGTTAAGGTTAGCCAAAGAGCTAGGTTACAACGCCAGTTTGGCGATTTGCAACGTGCCAGGTTCTTCCCTGGTTCGCGAGTCAGATTTAGCCTTTATGACACAGGCGGGTGCTGAAATTGGTGTTGCGTCGACCAAAGCGTTCACCACTCAGTTAACGGCTTTTTTAATGCTGACACTGGCGCTAGGTGAATACAACGGCATGGCCGCACAAGACAAGCAAGACATTGTTAATGCGTTGCACAGCTTGCCAGCTAAATTAGAAGAAACGCTCACCATCACGCAAGGCATAGAAGACTTAGCCGAAGAATTTGCCGACAAACACCACAGCCTGTTTCTAGGTCGCGGCGATCAGTACCCCATTGCTATGGAAGGCGCCCTTAAGCTTAAAGAAATTTCTTACATTCATGCTGAAGCTTACGCTTCTGGTGAACTTAAACATGGCCCGTTAGCCCTTATCGATGAAGAAATGCCGGTGATTGTGGTAGCGCCGAACAACGAGCTACTGGAAAAGCTAAAATCGAATGTGGAAGAGGTGCGGGCGCGGGGCGGCATCATGTACGTATTTGCCGACAAAGATGCCCGTTTTGCGGGCGATGAGACCATGCGCGTTATCGACGTACCACACTGTGATGCGCCTATTGCGCCCATTGTATACACACTGCCGCTACAGCTGTTGTCTTACTACGTCGCGTTAATTAAAGGGACGGATGTGGATCAGCCAAGAAACCTCGCAAAAAGTGTTACGGTGGAGTGA
- a CDS encoding DeoR/GlpR family DNA-binding transcription regulator, which produces MKSSKSVEERRQKIVAWVNAKGQTQVEELAAQFNTSEVTIRKDLAALAQLGVLIRQFGGAVPVPSPSTDTSAAKGFHKSAPPQPTENPKTSVIGKQAAELVKPGTKLVIDCGSTTATVLPYLTQINDLVVMTNTLSTANFLTQSEKEPTVLMVGGTWDGQSQSFQGAMAEQLVSAYSFDIAFIGAAGIDVNRGTTTFNELIGVTRAMAAAASKVVILASSKKLTHKMPNLELGWEQISVLITDDGISNQDKLKIENQGVTVLIAAPSGE; this is translated from the coding sequence TTGAAGAGCAGCAAGTCAGTCGAGGAACGTCGCCAGAAAATAGTGGCGTGGGTAAATGCAAAGGGTCAAACTCAGGTTGAAGAGCTGGCTGCGCAATTTAATACCTCTGAAGTGACCATTCGAAAAGACCTAGCTGCCCTCGCGCAGCTAGGTGTACTCATTCGCCAGTTTGGTGGAGCAGTGCCCGTGCCCTCCCCGAGTACCGACACTTCAGCGGCTAAAGGCTTTCATAAAAGCGCACCACCACAGCCAACAGAAAACCCAAAAACAAGCGTAATAGGTAAGCAGGCTGCCGAATTAGTTAAGCCTGGTACCAAGCTTGTTATCGATTGTGGCTCTACTACCGCCACTGTGTTGCCCTATTTGACACAGATAAATGACTTAGTCGTTATGACCAATACACTTTCTACGGCGAACTTTTTAACCCAAAGTGAAAAAGAGCCCACAGTGTTGATGGTGGGCGGTACGTGGGATGGCCAATCGCAGTCTTTTCAAGGCGCTATGGCTGAACAGCTGGTTAGCGCCTATAGTTTTGACATTGCATTTATTGGCGCAGCAGGCATTGATGTCAATCGAGGCACCACAACATTTAATGAGCTCATTGGCGTCACTCGCGCAATGGCGGCGGCTGCCAGTAAGGTTGTTATACTCGCCAGCTCGAAAAAACTCACCCATAAAATGCCGAATTTAGAATTAGGTTGGGAACAAATTTCTGTGTTGATCACCGATGACGGTATTAGCAATCAAGACAAACTCAAAATTGAAAATCAGGGCGTGACGGTATTAATTGCTGCGCCAAGTGGAGAATAA